Proteins encoded by one window of Polaribacter haliotis:
- the fsa gene encoding fructose-6-phosphate aldolase, with protein sequence MKFFIDTANLEQIKEAQALGILDGVTTNPSLMAKEGITGEGNIINHYKEICELVDGDVSAEVISTDFEGMVKEGEALAALNPQIVVKLPMIKDGIKACKYFSSKGIKTNVTLVFSAGQALLAAKAGATYVSPFIGRLDDISTDGLNLIAEIRLIYNNYGFETEILAASVRHTMHVIDCAKLGADVMTGPLSAIEGLLKHPLTDIGLAKFLADYKKGN encoded by the coding sequence ATGAAATTTTTTATTGACACAGCAAATTTAGAACAGATTAAAGAGGCGCAAGCTTTGGGTATTTTAGATGGTGTAACTACGAATCCGTCTTTAATGGCAAAAGAAGGAATTACAGGCGAAGGAAATATTATTAACCATTACAAAGAAATTTGTGAGTTGGTAGATGGTGATGTTTCTGCAGAAGTAATTTCTACAGATTTCGAAGGTATGGTTAAAGAAGGTGAAGCTTTGGCTGCTTTGAATCCGCAAATTGTGGTAAAATTACCAATGATAAAAGACGGAATTAAAGCGTGTAAATATTTTTCTTCGAAAGGAATTAAAACAAACGTAACTTTAGTGTTTTCTGCTGGGCAAGCTTTATTGGCTGCAAAAGCAGGTGCAACTTATGTTTCTCCATTTATTGGACGTTTAGATGATATTTCTACTGATGGTTTAAACTTAATTGCAGAAATTCGTTTGATTTATAATAATTACGGTTTCGAAACTGAAATTTTAGCAGCTTCTGTACGTCACACAATGCATGTTATTGATTGTGCAAAATTAGGTGCAGATGTTATGACTGGTCCTTTAAGTGCAATTGAAGGTTTGTTAAAACACCCTTTAACAGATATTGGTTTGGCTAAGTTTTTGGCAGATTACAAGAAAGGGAACTAA
- a CDS encoding SDR family oxidoreductase → MSKVVLVTGASSGIGKAIATFLSEKGYKVYGTSRNPKNIEDFNFKLIALDVLNIETITTAIASIIKLEGKIDILVNNAGIGVTGPIEETPTDEMRNAFNTNFFGAIDVIKTVLPHMRKQKSGLIINTTSIAGYMGLPFRGIYSSSKGALELVTEAIRMEVKRYGIDLVNVAPGDFATDIISRRYHTPLFDDSVYKENYKANLDLMDAHVDTGKNPIEMAEKVYKIIHTKNPKIHYKVGGFLEKFSIVLKRILPDTWFEKLLMNHYKL, encoded by the coding sequence ATGTCTAAAGTTGTTTTAGTTACTGGTGCTTCTTCTGGAATAGGAAAAGCAATTGCTACTTTTTTATCTGAAAAAGGATATAAGGTTTATGGAACCAGTAGAAATCCTAAAAATATTGAAGACTTTAACTTCAAATTAATTGCTTTAGATGTTTTAAATATCGAAACCATTACAACTGCAATTGCTTCTATTATAAAATTAGAAGGTAAAATAGATATTCTCGTAAATAATGCAGGAATTGGAGTTACTGGTCCAATTGAAGAAACACCAACAGACGAAATGCGAAACGCATTTAATACCAATTTTTTTGGAGCTATTGATGTTATTAAGACGGTTTTACCTCACATGCGTAAGCAAAAATCCGGACTAATTATAAATACAACTTCGATTGCTGGTTATATGGGATTGCCATTTAGAGGAATTTATTCTTCATCTAAAGGAGCTTTAGAATTGGTTACAGAGGCCATAAGAATGGAAGTAAAAAGATATGGAATCGATTTGGTAAATGTGGCACCTGGAGATTTTGCAACGGATATTATTTCCAGAAGATATCATACACCACTTTTCGACGATTCTGTGTACAAGGAAAACTATAAAGCCAATTTAGATTTGATGGATGCTCACGTAGATACTGGGAAAAACCCAATTGAAATGGCAGAAAAAGTCTATAAAATTATACATACGAAGAACCCGAAAATCCATTATAAAGTGGGTGGATTTTTAGAGAAATTTTCTATTGTTTTAAAACGAATTTTACCAGATACTTGGTTTGAGAAATTATTAATGAATCATTATAAATTGTAA
- a CDS encoding DUF4199 domain-containing protein: MENQASSKSIILNYGLYYGIVAVVFSLIMYALGQHLEQNLATSLIGFVIMIAFIVLATKKFKFENGGFMSWGQGVKIGMGVVLIGVIISAIYTYLFTTFIEPDFKNQIIEKSMVQWQDAGMSSDQIDISKKMTEDYFYVSLFGGMVIGGLVLGFIFSAITSAIMKHSEEETY; the protein is encoded by the coding sequence ATGGAAAATCAAGCAAGTAGTAAAAGTATTATTTTAAATTATGGATTATACTATGGAATAGTAGCTGTAGTTTTTAGTTTAATAATGTATGCGTTAGGACAACATTTAGAACAAAATTTAGCAACATCGCTAATTGGCTTTGTTATAATGATTGCTTTTATAGTATTGGCTACTAAGAAATTCAAATTCGAAAATGGTGGTTTTATGTCTTGGGGACAAGGTGTTAAAATTGGAATGGGTGTCGTTCTAATTGGAGTAATTATTTCTGCAATATATACTTATCTATTTACTACTTTTATTGAGCCTGATTTTAAAAATCAAATAATAGAAAAATCAATGGTTCAATGGCAAGATGCAGGTATGTCTTCAGATCAAATAGATATTTCTAAAAAAATGACGGAAGATTACTTTTATGTATCTCTATTTGGAGGAATGGTAATTGGTGGTTTAGTTTTAGGATTTATCTTTTCTGCAATTACTTCTGCAATAATGAAACATTCAGAAGAAGAAACATACTAA
- a CDS encoding glycosyltransferase family 2 protein, translating to MEISVVIPLLNEEESLQELHDWIAKVMQSNRYLYEIIFIDDGSTDTSWKVIEKLSEKNNSVKGIRFQKNYGKSQALDAGFELAQGDVVITMDADLQDNPEEIPELYDLIIKEDFDLISGWKKKRYDNVITKNIPSKLFNAAARKTSGLKLHDFNCGLKAYKNEVIKTVKVSGEMHRYIPVLAKNEGFNKIGEKVVQHQARKYGVTKFGMDRFVNGFLDLITISFLSKFGKRPMHFFGLWGTFMFLFGTTSAFYIGVLKLYKLYNGIKTILVTDNPWFYIALTSMILGTLLFLAGFIGELIIKTKSNEKHYSIKEKLNF from the coding sequence ATGGAAATTTCGGTAGTAATACCACTTCTTAACGAAGAAGAATCTTTACAAGAATTACACGATTGGATTGCAAAAGTTATGCAATCCAATCGTTATTTATATGAAATTATTTTTATAGACGATGGTAGTACAGATACTTCATGGAAAGTTATCGAAAAACTATCGGAGAAAAACAACTCCGTAAAAGGAATTCGTTTTCAAAAAAACTACGGTAAATCGCAAGCTTTAGATGCAGGTTTCGAACTTGCACAAGGAGATGTAGTAATAACGATGGATGCAGATTTACAAGACAATCCAGAGGAAATTCCAGAATTATACGACCTTATCATAAAAGAAGATTTCGACCTTATTTCTGGTTGGAAAAAGAAACGTTATGATAATGTAATTACCAAAAATATTCCTTCGAAATTATTTAATGCTGCTGCTAGAAAAACTTCAGGCTTAAAATTACACGATTTTAATTGCGGATTAAAAGCCTATAAAAATGAAGTAATTAAAACCGTAAAAGTTAGTGGAGAAATGCACAGATACATTCCTGTTTTGGCAAAAAACGAAGGTTTTAACAAAATTGGAGAAAAAGTAGTGCAACATCAAGCTAGAAAATATGGTGTTACTAAATTTGGTATGGACCGCTTTGTAAATGGTTTTCTAGATTTAATTACCATTTCTTTTTTATCAAAATTTGGAAAAAGACCCATGCATTTCTTTGGTTTATGGGGAACTTTTATGTTCTTATTCGGAACCACAAGTGCATTTTATATTGGCGTTTTAAAATTATACAAACTATATAATGGTATTAAAACTATTTTAGTGACAGATAATCCTTGGTTTTATATTGCTCTTACTTCTATGATTTTAGGAACATTATTATTTTTAGCTGGTTTTATTGGTGAATTGATAATAAAGACTAAAAGCAACGAAAAACACTATTCAATAAAGGAAAAACTCAACTTCTAA
- a CDS encoding phospho-sugar mutase yields MSEILDKAKKWLSATFDTETQQEIQQLIKTDSPDLADRFYKDMEFGTGGMRGIMGAGTNRINKYTLGRATQGLSNYLIDNVQTTQLKVVIAYDCRHNSKKFAKIVADVFSANNIKVFLFEDLRATPELSFAVRHLGCDAGIVLTASHNPPEYNGYKVYWEDGGQIVPPHDSGIINNVNSLDFSEIKFEANENLIEVIGKEVDDAFIDASVKNGKLSNKIDRKNLKIVFTSLHGTSIVSVPDALEKAGYTDVHIVEEQRAPNGDFPTVKSPNPEEPEALKMATDLANKIGADIVIGTDPDCDRLGVAVRDLDGNMKLMNGNQTMVVMTEFLLRKWKEEGKINGKQFIGSTIVSTELVNELAENFSVETKVGLTGFKWIAKMVRDFPELDFIGGGEESFGYMVGDFVRDKDAVTATLLACEVAALAKQNGSSFYEELLAIYVRNNFYKEHLISITKKGMDGAAEIQQMLSDMRNNPLTEIDGEKIETLTDYDSSIQKNLITGKETKIDLPKSNVLIYQTEKGTRVAARPSGTEPKIKFYFSVNTSLDTKENAEKVEAALDAKIQRIIKEMKLN; encoded by the coding sequence ATGAGCGAAATCTTAGACAAAGCAAAAAAGTGGTTATCTGCTACTTTCGATACTGAAACGCAACAAGAAATTCAACAATTAATAAAAACTGATTCTCCTGATTTGGCAGACAGATTCTATAAAGACATGGAATTTGGAACTGGTGGAATGCGTGGAATTATGGGTGCAGGAACTAACAGAATAAATAAATATACGTTAGGAAGAGCAACACAAGGTTTGTCTAATTATTTAATAGATAACGTACAAACAACCCAACTTAAGGTTGTTATTGCTTACGATTGTAGGCATAACAGTAAAAAGTTTGCAAAGATTGTTGCAGACGTTTTTTCCGCAAATAATATAAAAGTATTTCTTTTTGAAGATTTACGAGCAACTCCAGAATTGTCTTTTGCAGTTCGTCATTTAGGTTGCGATGCAGGTATTGTATTAACAGCTTCTCATAATCCGCCAGAATATAATGGTTATAAAGTATATTGGGAAGATGGTGGACAAATTGTTCCTCCACATGATAGTGGAATTATAAACAACGTAAATTCCTTAGATTTTTCTGAAATTAAGTTCGAAGCAAATGAAAATTTAATTGAAGTTATTGGCAAAGAAGTAGATGATGCTTTTATTGATGCTTCTGTAAAAAACGGAAAACTTTCTAATAAAATAGATCGTAAAAACTTAAAAATAGTATTTACATCTTTACATGGAACATCTATTGTTTCTGTACCAGATGCTTTAGAAAAAGCAGGTTATACAGATGTACATATTGTTGAAGAACAAAGAGCACCAAATGGAGATTTCCCAACAGTAAAGTCGCCAAATCCAGAAGAACCAGAAGCTTTAAAAATGGCAACTGATTTAGCAAATAAAATTGGAGCAGATATTGTTATTGGAACAGATCCAGATTGCGATAGATTAGGTGTAGCTGTAAGAGATTTAGATGGTAATATGAAATTGATGAATGGGAACCAAACCATGGTTGTTATGACTGAATTTCTATTAAGAAAATGGAAAGAAGAAGGTAAAATAAATGGAAAACAGTTTATAGGTTCTACGATTGTTTCTACAGAGTTAGTAAATGAATTAGCAGAAAATTTTAGTGTTGAAACAAAAGTTGGTTTAACTGGTTTTAAATGGATAGCTAAAATGGTTCGTGATTTTCCTGAACTTGACTTTATTGGTGGTGGAGAAGAAAGTTTCGGTTATATGGTTGGCGATTTTGTTCGAGATAAAGATGCTGTTACAGCAACACTTTTAGCTTGTGAAGTTGCTGCTTTGGCAAAACAAAATGGAAGTTCTTTTTATGAAGAATTATTAGCTATTTATGTTAGAAATAATTTCTACAAAGAACATTTGATTTCTATTACAAAAAAAGGGATGGATGGAGCTGCAGAAATTCAGCAAATGTTAAGCGATATGCGTAACAACCCTTTAACTGAAATTGATGGGGAGAAAATAGAAACACTTACTGATTACGATTCTTCTATTCAGAAAAATCTAATTACTGGAAAAGAAACAAAAATCGACTTACCAAAATCGAATGTTTTAATTTATCAAACAGAAAAAGGAACCAGAGTTGCTGCAAGACCAAGTGGAACAGAGCCTAAAATTAAATTTTATTTTAGTGTGAATACTTCTTTAGATACAAAAGAAAATGCAGAGAAAGTAGAAGCTGCATTGGATGCTAAAATTCAACGTATTATTAAAGAAATGAAATTGAATTAA